TTTCTAAAAGAGCCATGTAAAAACCGTCAAATCCAGATTCATGAGCTAGAATTTTTTGGTCTTTTATAAAGTTAAATTCTTTTCCTATATCCGTTGTTAAAAATTTAGCTACTTGCTCTTGATTTTCTGAGGGTAAAACAGAGCATGTTGCATATACCAGTTTTCCACCTGGTTTTACAATTTTAGAATAACTTTCTAAAACTTCTGCTTGTACCTTGCGGATATTGTCAATAAATTCAGGTTGTAATTTCCATTTCGCATCAGGATTTCTTTTAAGAACTCCTAATCCACTACAAGGGGCATCGATCAATACTCGATCTGCTCTTTGGTGTAATTTCTTGATCACTTTAGTAGTATCAATGATACGGTATTCAATATTGAAAGCACCATCGCGTTTTGCTCTAATTTTTAATTGCTTTAATTTACTTTCATATAAATCCATAGCAATCAATTGTCCTTTGTTTTCCATCAAAGCAGCAATATGCAATGTTTTTCCTCCTGCACCCGCACAAGTATCTACAACACGCATTCCTGGCTTAACATCAAGAAAAGCAGCAACAAGTTGTGAATTGGCATCTTGAACTTCAAAAAAGCCTTGTTTAAATGCATCAGTCATGAAAACATTAGCTCTTTCTTTTAATACTAAAGCATCTGGTTGGTCTTTAAGGACATCGGTATCAATGTCTAAATCCATTAAGATCGCTCTTAATTCTGTTTTAGTAGTTTTTAGAGTGTTTACTCTTAGAATAACTTTAGCAGGTTGATTTTGAGCTGTGATTTCTTTTGACCACACTTTTTCACCTAATTCTTTTACTCCCATTTCATCCATCCAGTCAGGAATAGATTCTTTAAGGGCTCTTACTTTTGATAATTCATCAAAACGACCTTTTATTTTTCTCTCAGGAGTTCCTTCCAGTTGACGCCAATCAGGAATTGGGTATCCTCTTAATACTGCCCATACTGAAAACATTCTCCAAATATTATCTCTGTCAAATGGCTCTTTTACTTCTGCAATTTCTGCATATAATCGTTTCCATCGAACTACTTCGTAGATCGTTTCAGCAACAAATTTTCTATCTGAGCTTCCCCAACGTTTGTCTTTTTTTAAGGCTCTGGCAACTACTTTATCCGCATATTCTCCTTCGTTAAATATTGCATTTAAGGAATCTATAGTAGTGTAAACTAAATTTCTGTGTAATCTCATTTTTATTAATTGAGGTGCAAAGGTAGTATTAATTGATCGAAAGTTAAATTTTAAATAATGAATGTTGATTTTATATTTTAAACAGCAAAAAAAACACTGTTTAAAGACAGTGTTTTTTAAAATTCAATATAAATTGATCTTATTTAACTCGAGTTAACCCGATGTTTTCTGGAGCATGAAGCACCATTGGGAATTTTTCTATTTTAACGGAGCTACTGTCTAGTCCAAAAGCACTTTCTTCAGATAGACTTAGTTTTTTGATTAAGAAATAAGAATTCATAATCAATTTTTCATGCCATAATAAATCACTGTCATTTGAAAGGAATTTTTCAGATAATACAAATTTGAAATCCCCGATAATGTTATTCTTATTTAAAGATTCATATCTACTAGTGATATCTACTTCTCCTTTTTTAACCATATCCTTAATTACTTCCTTGAACATAAGGCTGATTTTAGTAGGTTCTCTAAATCCTAAATTAAAATCTACACGGTATAAATCATCTTTAATAATTTCGCTTACTTTGTATTCTGTTTTATAAGGCTCTGTCAAGATGTTTACATGGACAAACCAATAGATATCAGCTCTTTTTGGTCTTTTTTGCAAAATAGAATACATCACTTTTTCTTCAATCTCATCCACACGATTTGCATTAGTCATATACACTAAGTGTGTTGCATATTTTGGAATGGATAAATCAGCGCTTAATTCCTTCAACACTTTTTTGTAATCATCTATTTTTACAATTTTAGTGTAGTTTTTATTAATTTTTTTAGCCAAGTACCAAATGGTCATAATTGAAATCAGTACCATAGCAATGATTAAAGTTACATAGCCACCTTCAGAAAACTTTGTTATGTTTGCTGCTAAAAAGCTTAATTCAATTAATAGATAGATGGTTATCAATGGTACTATAAAATATAATTTTACTCTTTTCATAATTAAATAGAAATTAAGTAAAATAGTAGTCATAATCATACATAAAATTATCGCTAATCCATAAGCATGCTCCATATTGCTGGACTCTTCAAAATGCAAAACTATTCCAACACAACCAAAAAACAACAACCAGTTTATAGAAGGGATATACAGTTGACCTTTTAATTCAGTAGGATACTTTATTTTTACTTTTGGCCAAAAATTCAATCTCATCGCTTCATTTATTAAAGTAAATGAACCGCTAATAAGGGCCTGAGAAGCAATAACAGCTGCTAATGTTGCAATTACAATTCCAATAGGTTGAAACCAATCGGCCATGATAAGATAAAATGGATTTCCATTAGATCCTCCTAGACTTTGTAATGTTTGTCCTTCATGGTGAATGAGATAAGCTGCTTGTCCAAAATAGTTAAGTACTAAAGTTGTTTTCACAAAAATCCAACTTATTCGGATATTTTTTCGTCCACAGTGGCCCATATCTGAATAAAGTGCTTCAGCTCCTGTGGTACATAGGAATACAAACCCCAAAACAAAAAATCCGTCTGGATGAATGGATAGTAAATGATATGCATAGTAGGGATTAAAAGCTTTGAATACTTCAGGGTGTTTCGTAATTTGGATTAATCCAAGAATTCCAAGCATGCTGAACCAAATAAGCATCATAGGGGCAAAAAACTTTCCTACTAATTTGGTACCGAATTGCTGAATAGTGAAAAGGACAAATAAAATTCCGATTACAATTGGTATGGTGTTTATTTCTGGATAGTACGTTCTAATACCTTCTACAGCAGAAGAAACAGAAATGGGCGGGGTAATTATTCCATCAGCCAGTAGTGCGCTTCCACCGATAATAGCGGGGACTATGAGCCATTGTATTTTGGTTTTTTTGACTAAAGCATATAAAGCAAAAATTCCTCCCTCACCATGATTGTCTGCGCTTAATGTAATAATTACATATTTTATCGTCGTTTGTAATGTCAGGGTCCAAAAAACACATGATATGCCTCCTAAAACTACATCTGCATTAATAATATGATCTCCAAGAATGGCTTTCATTACATATAACGGGGAGGTCCCAATATCGCCATATATAATACCTAATGTAATTAATAAACCTCCTAAAGTTAATTTTGAATGTAAATTTTTATGCGAAGTGCTCATGTATTATTTTTAAAAAACACGACAAATTTACTCTTTTTAAATAAATTAGGGCTTTTTTTTTCGAAAAAGACATAAAAAAACACGGTGTTAAAGCACCGTGTTTATAATTTTGAAGAAGTGTTCTTTTTAAGACCTTCTATTGTTTCCTCTTGAAGAATTGTCTCTTTGTGATTCTGTTCTTTGTGGAGCTGATTGTCTTGAAGAATTCCCTCTGTTTTGAGAAAAATCCCTTTGGGGTGCGGCTTCTCTTGAACTATTACCTCTCGAAGAATTGTCTCTTTGCGGTGCTGTTCTTTGCGGAGCAGATTCTCTTGAAGAATTGTCCCTTTGTGGCACTGTTCTTTGCGGAGCAGATTCTCTTGAAGAGTTGTCTCTTTGGGGTGCGGTTCTTTGTGGAGTTGCTTCACTAGAACTATTTCCTCTTGATGAATTATCTCTTTGTGGCGCTGTTCTTTGTGGAGTAGCTTCCCTTGAAGTGTTTCCTCTGTTTTGTGAATAATCTCTTTGTGGAGTAGTTTCTCTAGTGCTATTTCCTCTTGATGAATTATCTCTTTGAGTTTCTGTTCTTCTTTGTGGACTAGCATCTCTTGAAATGTTTCCTCTGTTTTGAGAATAGTCTCTATCTGTATTTGTTCTTCTACCGGAGTTTTCTCTAGATGAAGTAGTACTATTTCTAGAACTGGTATTTCTAGTTCCTCTTCTTTGATCTAGTTCATAACGATTCGTCACATTTGAATTTCTTCTATTAAAAGCATAGTCAGGATGTTGTCTTTCATATCCGTTTGAACGTCTTGAGCTATATAATACAGCAGCTTGATTACTTCTTCTATAGTTTACGTAGTTATAGTTATTATTGAAGTTTAATGAAATTTGAATATTGTTTCTATATCTGTATACTGGATATGGATTCCATGCATAATAATAAGAAGGATAAAAATTCCAATACCAATTTGATACATAAGGACGGTAGTTGTAGGACCAAAAAGAAGCATATATTGTTGGCGTGCTATAATATACTGGTTCGTAAATGTAATTTGGACCATACATGTATTCATTTCCTACAACTTGTAAATGCACATTGTTGTATCTGTCTTTTTCTACTTCAATTGTAGCTACATCTTGATAAACATCACGATCAAGTACTGATTGAATGATTACAACGTGAGTTCTACCTTCTACGGTTTCAATGACACGCAAGTAATCAACTTCGTTATCATTATTTAAATCTAAATTTGAAATTTGAAGCTCAGGATCATTTAACTGTCTCTCAAAATCTTGAAGATCTCTTGAGTCACCAAAAATATCGGCAACAGCTCTCAAATCTAAATTATCGCTAATTTCATTATTCATGGCATTAACTCGCGCTCTATTTTGAGCTTGCATTTGCATTGCAAATAGGGAAGTTAATAGGGTTACTATTAGTATTTTAGTTTTCATAACAAGTTTATTTAAGTATTATTTTTTTAATTATTCAATTACTGTGCCAATAAAATTTTAGTGCAATTGCTATTCCTATAATTAATTGTATTTTAGCTTTTATATAATTCGATTATAATGAGAAATGTGTTTTTTATTTTTACAATGTTTTTATTATTAAATTCTTGTAAAACAGTAGGTTATGATATAGAAAGTAAGGATAAGACTATTTATACTTCCATAAAGATTGATACTTTATTTCAAGACAATATCAGTATTCGATCCGTAATTATTGATGCAAATAAAATTTGGTATTCCGCTAATAATTCCAGATTTGGTTTCTATGATTTGAAGAAAAAAGCAAAGTTTGAAAAGAAGATTGCCAACGATTCTTTAATGTTAGAATTTAGGAGTGGAGCCCAAACTCAAAAAAACATATTTTTATTGACGGTTTCTAATCCCGCTTTGCTTTATAAAGTATCAAAAACGGAATTAAAAACAACATTAGTTTATCAGGAGAACCACAAAAAAGTATTTTACGATAGTATGCAGTTTTGGAATAACCAAGAAGGAATTGCTATAGGAGATCCTATTGATGACTGTCTTTCCATAATTATAACTAGAGATGGTGGTAATACTTGGAGTAAGTTAAACTGTAATCAACTCCCTAATGTGGCGGAAGGAGAGGCTGCTTTTGCTGCTAGTAATACTAATATTGTTATTAAGGGAAATGCTACTTGGATAGTGACTGGTGGTAAAAAGGCAAGAGTTTTATTCTCTAATGACAAAGGGTTAAGTTGGAAAATTTATGAAACACCTATTGTACAAGGGAAGGCAATGGCTGGAATTTTTACTGCAGATTTTTACGATAGTAAGAATGGTTTTATTTCAGGAGGGGATTATGAGTCTCTGAATCAAAATTATGGAAATAAATCAAGAACATCTGACGGAGGTAAAACATGGAATTTAGTAGCTGAAAACCAAGGTTTTGGTTATGCTTCTTGCATTCAGTATGTACCACATAGCAAAGGGAAATCATTGGTGAGCGTTGGTGCATCAGGAATTTATTACTCCTATGATAGTGGAAATTCATGGAAACAACTAGCATCTGATCCATCGTTATTTACTATTCGATTTATCGATAACCATACGGCAATTGCAGCTGGAAAAGATAAGATGATCCGAATTAAATTTATAAAAAAAACCTAAACAGTAATGTTTAGGGTTTTAAATAAAGTAGTAAATTATTAATTTCTATTACCTCTATCTCTATATTGGTGTAGCAGTTTTCTATTAAAATTCTCTTCTGATTTTCGAAGTTTTAGAATCTTAACTGCTGGAAGAATCTCTTTTAAATCTCTAACAAATTTTTTGCGTAATAGATATAATTCTTCATCAGTGCCCTCCATTTTGTTTAATAAATTTAAGGCTTCTTTTTCGCTGATCTTATCTAAAGCTGCATCATTAATTTGATGCATATAGGATTTCATTTTTTGATGTCTTATTTCAAATTGGGCGTCATCATAGGTGTTGTAAACAGGCCAGAATTTTTGAGCTTCTTTGGTCGTTAAATCTAGTTCAGTAGTTAGAAAAGCTACTTTTAAGGCTTTTATTTGCTCTTTTTTTTCTTTCATATCTGCACTTTGAGCATAAAAGTGAAATGAAGTAAAGAGTAGGAGTATTGGGAGGATTTTTTTAAAGTTCATTTTTTTTAATTTTATATTATAATTTGCATTTTATTGTAGCATTTCAAGCTACTCAATTATAAAATGTTCTAAGTTAGCATTATCAACAAGAATGTCTTCTATGGTTTTTTCTTCTAATGCGACTGGAGCATCTATTTTATCAATATCTTTTGCATCCAATATATTTATTAGATCATATTGATTAACATTTGTTTGGTAGCTTAAGTAATTTTCTAACGTTGTTTCATCTAGCTCTGTCATCGTATTTACTTGTGTTGTATTTAGTATCGGAATCATTAAAGCAATTACAAATAAAGCCGCAACCAACATAAAAATAGTATTTCGTCTTTTGAAAAAAGGAATTACTTTTGGTTCATTATGTGGTAATTTCAGTAATAATTCAGCTGAAAATTTTTCAAAGTAATGGTCTGGAGTTTTAAAACCCGTTTCAATCTTAGTACTATTTTCTAATTTAAATTCTTTCATGATATACGTTAGACTTAATTTAATTCAAAAGGTTTAATTGCTTTTTACAAAGGATTCAATTTTCTTAACTGCATGATGATATGATGCTTTTAATGCTCCCACTGAGGTGCCTATTATTTCTGATATTTCTTCGTATTTTAGTTCTTCAAAATATTTCATTTTAAATACTAATTGTTGCTTTTCGGGAAGGGTAGCTATCGCTTTTTGTAATTTTATCTGAATTTCATCGCCATCAAAATAGACATCTGCTTGTAAATTGTCAATGACTTTATTTTGTAACGCTTCGGATGTGATTCCGTTTTTTTTAGCCTTTTGATTTAGAAAAGTGAGAGCCTCATTAGTTGCAATTCGGTAGATCCATGAAAATAGTTTGCTATCTCCTTTAAAGTTTTTTAAATTTTTGAAAACTTTTATAAATGTATTTTGCAAAACATCATCCGTATCATCATGGTTTAAAACGATATTTCTGATATGGTTATAAAGTGGTTTTTGGTATGTTAACAAGAGTTTTTGAAATGCTTCATTTTGCATTTTTGGGTTTAATAACTGTTGTATAAATTCCTGTTCTTCGGGCAAAATAACTATTTATAGTATTAGAATAGAATTTAGCCAAAAGGTTTAATCCATTTCTTTAAAAAAATTAAAATTCAGATTTTTCTTCTTCTTTAGTTTTTAGAACAGGTACCTTTTTTGGTTCTGTATTTTTAACTGCAGGTTTATTGATTTTTACCGGTTCTACAGTATTATTAGATACAGCTGTTGTAGTTTCATCTGGAGTAGAATTTACTGGTGCTTGGTAATACGTTTTTTTAGGTTCTTCTTTAGGGATAAATGGAATGTAAATTTCTGTAATCCATTTTGAAGGATTTTTAATCTCCGTTTTATTGATAGTATAAATTTCGATATGCGAAATTGCTGGATTTGGGGTAAGTTGGTTTTTATTTAGAAATTCAACTGCTTTATCATATCCTTTTTTAACATGCGATATATCACCAGTTAATGTCGTTTTTACTGCATCAAAAGGGTCCAGTTTTCCGGATACAATATCGCTTCCTTGACTTATAAATATTTCTTTTTTAATGGGAACACAAATCGATATTTTTGTCAACTGGCTTACTAAATCATAAGTATGGTAAATTATAAAAGGCTTGCCATTCACGGGGATATCATTTTGCTCACAAAAAGCAATTATTTTAGGGATTACAATTTTAAAATTTTTATTCACTTTAGCGATTTCACTTGTGAAACTTTGACTCAAATAAAATAGTTCTGGTTTTTTTGTTAATCCATCGACTTTTATCGAAAAAGTATTTATTTCATAGTCAAGTGCTTTGTCTAAGTTTACTAGACTTTTTTCATACATGGTGCCTATAACTTTATCAATTCCTCCGTTTAAGGCGGTGTATATTTTGAAAAGGAAACTCATTTTTCCTTCACTTTTCCAAGTTACTTTAGTTCCACCTATAGTATCTTTAAAATTCCAATAAATAGAAGATTTGGTTCCGTTAAAGTCCATTTTTTGAAAAATACTGTCATTTTCTTTTGCATAAAGCGTTTGCATGGACCCATTTCCATCTTTTCCTTCCCATGTATACGAAGCACCATTACCAATTGTATTTTGAGGATACTGTAGTTTCATTTCTGGATCTTCGGCAATCCATGAACCAAAATCAGCCCAGTTTCTATAATCATTTACATAAGTAAACACAGCCGCTTTTGGAGCATTAATAATTTTACTCCTTTCAACAGAAAAATCACCTTTTTGGGTGGCAATAAAAATCGACAATGCTACAAAACTAAGTAATAGTAAAAGAAATATATATTTTAAAATCCTCATAATAAATTGATTGTTTTCTGATGTAAAGTTAGATATTTTATTAATATGCTATACTAATTATGAATATATTATACTATGTCCTATTTTATTTATTTAAATAGGAGGCAAAATTACGAATAATTGTAATTTGTTACTTAAATCTTACAAGTATTTATATTGCTATAAAAATACTTGGAAATTTTGCTTTCAATTTGAAAACAAAAAATGCCTGCAAATTAGCAAGCATTTTTTATATTTCTTAAAAAAGATATTATCGTTTGAAAAATACTTTTATAGCAAATAAAATTCCAATAAAAATTAGAAAACCAATTAAGATTTTATAATTTCCTTTGTAATATACTTTATGCAACTTTAAATCTTTTCTATACGCATAGATCATTGCAATAACAAAAGCAACAAAAAATAGGCCTGCAAATACTAATTGTCCTTGACTAAACATAGTTTAAATTATTTTGGACAAAAATAGTTAATTGTTTAAGAATTGTTACTAATTTGCCTTTTCATTTGTAAAATAAAAATCATGCAGAAACAAATTGATTCAGTTAAGGAATTTCATACAGCATTTAAAATTGGACATAGTGAATTACCAATTGCCGATTTGGGTGAAGTGAAAAATACACTTCGCTATCATTTAATGAAAGAAGAGAATGAAGAATACTTAGAAGCAGTTCAAAATAATGATTTAGTAGAAATTGCTGATGCTTTGGGAGATATGATGTATATCCTTTGCGGAACTATTATTGAGCATGGATTACAACACAAGATTGAAGCCGTTTTTGATGAAATTCAACGTTCTAATATGAGTAAATTAGGAGAAGATGGAAACCCTATTTATCGTGAGGACGGAAAAGTGATGAAGGGACCAAATTATTTTAAACCAGATTTTTCAAAAATTCTGGGTAAGTAATAGTAAAGTTATTCCAGTTTAGAAGTTCAATTCTACTTATTAGAATTTAAAATAGAAAAAAAGCGCTTTTCAATTAATGAAAAGCGCTTTTTTAGTGCTATGGTTTTGGTTTTATACTTTAACGGTCCAACCAAATGTGTCTTCAGCTAATTTGTGCTGAATGTTAGTTAATTTATCCTTCAGTTGAGAAGCATATGAATTTTCTATTTTAGGCAATTCATAATATTCATCACGATATGAAAACCCGATGATTGGGTTTACAACTGCTGCAGTTCCAGCGCCAAATATTTCTTTTAAAGTACCATTTTTTGAAGCTTCAACAAGTTCCGAAACAAGAACAGGACGTACATCAACTGTAATACCTTCTTTTTGTGCTAAATCGATAAGACTTTTTCTAGTGATACCATCAAGAATTCTTTCGCTTATAGGAGCAGTAAGTAAAGTGTCATTTATTCTAAAAAACACATTCATTGTTCCTGCTTCTTCCAGTTTAGTATGTGTTGCATCATCTGTCCAGATTACCTGTTGGAAACCCTCTTTATTAGCTAAACTTGTTGGGTAAAATTGGGCAGCATAATTACCAGCAGCTTTAGCAGCACCAATACCACCATTAGCAGCTCTACTGAAATGTTCAGCAATAAGTACTTTTACTTCTCCTGAATAATATGATTTAGCAGGAGATAAAATAATCATAAACTTATAATCATCAGATGGGTTTGCAATTACCCCTTCTCCTGTGGCAATCATAAATGGTCTGATGTATAATGTATTTCCTTTTCCGGATTTTATCCAAGCTTTATCTAATTTCAATAATTCGTTAAGACCATCCATGAAAACTTCTTCTGGAACTTCTGGCATTGCCATTCTTGAAGCAGAGTGATTGAAACGGTTGTAATTTTCATCAGGTCTAAAAAGCCAAATGGCATCATTATCATCTTTGTACGCTTTCATACCTTCAAAAATAGCCTGACCATAATGGAAGACTCTTGCAGAAGGATCTAGTAAAAAAGGAGCATAAGGCTTAATTACAGGTTTTTGCCATTCTCCATTTTTAAAATCACATTCTAGTAAATGATCCGTGAATACAGATCCAAAGCTTAAATTTTCAAAATCTACTTCGTTTATTTTTGAAGTTTGTGCTTTAATTATTTCAATTTTGTTAGTTTGAGTGGTACTCATAATTATGTTTTTATTTTATTATATTTTTGAATGCAAATTATTAATTGAGTTAAAAGAATCAATTAATCGTAGTTTCAACTTTATTTGATGCAAAATTAAATAAAAATCAATTAATTACTTGCTAAAATAACATTAATTGTCGCTTTTAATTGTGATTTATTTATTTATAAAAAAACCGAAATAAAAAGCTCCTATTTCTATTAATTATGTAACAAACAGTAGCGTTTATAAACTAACTTTCTTAGTTTTTGATTAATTTTGGCAAAAGTAAATCACATAAATTATTTAATAATATCAAAAACAATATTTTGAATAGAGAAATTATAAAAACTTTAGATGGTTCTACTACCATACACATAAAAGAATGGGATGAATGTTATCATTCAAAGCATGGAGCAATTCAAGAAGCGCAACATGTTTTTATAAAAAATGGTCTTTCGTTGTTTCAAAATAATAATGTATCAATTTTAGAAATTGGTTTTGGAACAGGTCTTAATGCTTTCATTACTTTTTTGGAAAGTAAAAAAATGAATCAAACAATTGACTATGTTGGAGTAGAAGGGTATCCAATATCTTCTGAGGAGTTACTTTCTATGAATTATGTAGAGGAGCTTAATGCCAGTTTAGATAAGTCTGTTTTTGAAAAAATGCATCAGAGTAAATGGGAAGAAAAAACGGTTTTAGATACCCATTTTTCGTTAGTTAAAAGGCAACAATTTTTTACGGATATAGAGGATCAAGACAAATATGATTTAATTTATTTTGATGCTTTTGGATATAGGGTGCAGCCCGAATTATGGAGTACAGCTGTTTTTAAAAAAATGTATGATGCTCTTAAAAATAATGGTGTTTTAGTTACTTATGCGGCTCGAGGAGTTGTAAAAAGGAGTATGATTGAAGTAGGTTTCACTGTTGAAAAACTGGAAGGACCCCCTGGAAAAAGAGAAATGTTTCGTGCTAGAAAGTCAGAATAAGAATATTTTAATAAATTAACATAAATTTTAAACATGAAATAATATTCAAAAATATACGTTAATATTAAAAGTTATATTTATAAAAAATGTACTTTTACAATAAGTTAAATAATAATCTAACCTAAAATTCTTAATTAATTATGTCGAAAATCATGTTTGATTACACAAAATCAATATTAGAAAGAGTAAGTTTTGATCCAATGCTTTTTTGCAAAGAATTAGAAAAAGCAATTAAAACATTGTTACCATACGAAATGGAGCAATTGCGAGAATGGTTATTTAATTTTATAATAGAAAAACCGGAACTAAAACAATGTTTACTAATCGTAAACCAATAAATAGTAAAAAGGAGCCTAATAGGCTCCTTTTTTTATGGTTTTAGTTTTTATTATTTTATTTAATTTGTTTGTTATTTTTTTCACATTGTAAGTTTTTTAATAAAAATAAATGACAATTATGTATTTAGACGATGTTTAATGTATTTTGTCGTTATTTTTGGTTTAATTCAATTTCGTATTCTTTATATTTACAGTATGTTTATTTGATAACTTTATAAATCTTATTTGTTATGTCTAGAATGATTTACGATTACACAAAAGAGGTACTTGAAAGAGTAAGTTTCAATACAGAGCTATTCATCAAAGAGCTTAAAAAAGCGGTTAGAAACTTATTGCCTTATGAAATAGAGCATTTAAAGAAATGGCTAGATTTTTTCACTTTTGAAAAACCAGAATTACAAAAATGTTTGTTTATAGTAAATGAATAAAAAAAAGGAATCCATTTTAATGGATTCCTTTTTTTAGTTTTTGAAATAAGTAAATGTTTTGAAGTAGCTATGATTTTATCCAAACATAGTGCACTTTGGCCTGTCTTTTGTATTAAAGGAAGTATAGATTTTTTTATCAAATGAAATCAGTCACTCTTTAAACAATTTACCATGTCTAGATTAATCTACTTTTATACTAAAGATTCTCTTGAAAAAGTCAGCCTAAACCCTGATTTGTTTACTAAAGAATTAAAAAAGGCGTTAAAAAATTTATTGCCTTATGAAATGGAACATTTAAGAAACTGGCTTAAGTTTTATACGAATATGAAGCCAGAATTGATAAAATGCGTTGCTATAGTTTGCGAATAAAAGGGGTTACTATTGTCTATTTCTTTTGAATTGGACTAATAATTTCAACATTTTGAAAAACAATTGCCCCTTTTATTACTCCTGCAATGGTGCTTCTTAATGCATCAATTATTTGAATTTTTAATTCGCTTTTTGGATATATTAAACTCACTTCGCGTGCCGGCTTTGGTTCTTTAAATTGGCGGAGTTTTATTTTATCTGAATCTTTTAGATCTAATGTATGCAAATAGGGAAGTAGTGTTGTTCCTAAACCTTCATCCGCTAATTTTATCAAGGTCTCAAAACTCCCACTTTCAATTTGGAAATGATTGAATTCATTTTTAGCGGTATGTTTACATAAATTTAATATTCCTTCTCTAAAACAATGCCCGTCTTGCAATAACAATATTTCGTCTAAATTTAAATCTGAAACTTCAATTTCTTCTTTTTGAAAATGGTGATGACTTTCAGGAATGTAAGCGACAAATGGTTCAAAGTATAAAACAATTTCTTTGATTTTTTCTTCCATTAATGGAGTCGCTGCAATAGCCGCATCTAGATGGCCATTATTTAGTTTGGTAATTATTTCCTCCGTATTAAGCTCTTCTATAATAAGTTTTACTTTTGGATATTTTTTTATAAAATTGTTTAAAAACATAGGTAGTAAAGTGGGCATTATCGTTGGGATGATTCCCAATCTAAATTCCCCGCCAATAAATCCTTTTTGTTGTTCTACAATGTCCTGAATTCGATCGGCTTCATTAACAATGTTTTTAGCTTGATTGACAATTTTTTGTCCAATATCAGTAAGCTGAATTGGTTTTTTTGTTCTATCAAAGATCTGAATACTTAATTCTTCTTCTATTTTTTGGATTTGCATACTCAAAGTAGGTTGGGTAACAAAACATTTTTCAGCAGCCAAAGTAAAATT
The Flavobacterium sp. WC2421 genome window above contains:
- a CDS encoding sensor of ECF-type sigma factor; amino-acid sequence: MNFKKILPILLLFTSFHFYAQSADMKEKKEQIKALKVAFLTTELDLTTKEAQKFWPVYNTYDDAQFEIRHQKMKSYMHQINDAALDKISEKEALNLLNKMEGTDEELYLLRKKFVRDLKEILPAVKILKLRKSEENFNRKLLHQYRDRGNRN
- a CDS encoding oxidoreductase, translating into MFLLLNSCKTVGYDIESKDKTIYTSIKIDTLFQDNISIRSVIIDANKIWYSANNSRFGFYDLKKKAKFEKKIANDSLMLEFRSGAQTQKNIFLLTVSNPALLYKVSKTELKTTLVYQENHKKVFYDSMQFWNNQEGIAIGDPIDDCLSIIITRDGGNTWSKLNCNQLPNVAEGEAAFAASNTNIVIKGNATWIVTGGKKARVLFSNDKGLSWKIYETPIVQGKAMAGIFTADFYDSKNGFISGGDYESLNQNYGNKSRTSDGGKTWNLVAENQGFGYASCIQYVPHSKGKSLVSVGASGIYYSYDSGNSWKQLASDPSLFTIRFIDNHTAIAAGKDKMIRIKFIKKT
- a CDS encoding KUP/HAK/KT family potassium transporter; its protein translation is MSTSHKNLHSKLTLGGLLITLGIIYGDIGTSPLYVMKAILGDHIINADVVLGGISCVFWTLTLQTTIKYVIITLSADNHGEGGIFALYALVKKTKIQWLIVPAIIGGSALLADGIITPPISVSSAVEGIRTYYPEINTIPIVIGILFVLFTIQQFGTKLVGKFFAPMMLIWFSMLGILGLIQITKHPEVFKAFNPYYAYHLLSIHPDGFFVLGFVFLCTTGAEALYSDMGHCGRKNIRISWIFVKTTLVLNYFGQAAYLIHHEGQTLQSLGGSNGNPFYLIMADWFQPIGIVIATLAAVIASQALISGSFTLINEAMRLNFWPKVKIKYPTELKGQLYIPSINWLLFFGCVGIVLHFEESSNMEHAYGLAIILCMIMTTILLNFYLIMKRVKLYFIVPLITIYLLIELSFLAANITKFSEGGYVTLIIAMVLISIMTIWYLAKKINKNYTKIVKIDDYKKVLKELSADLSIPKYATHLVYMTNANRVDEIEEKVMYSILQKRPKRADIYWFVHVNILTEPYKTEYKVSEIIKDDLYRVDFNLGFREPTKISLMFKEVIKDMVKKGEVDITSRYESLNKNNIIGDFKFVLSEKFLSNDSDLLWHEKLIMNSYFLIKKLSLSEESAFGLDSSSVKIEKFPMVLHAPENIGLTRVK
- a CDS encoding RsmB/NOP family class I SAM-dependent RNA methyltransferase produces the protein MRLHRNLVYTTIDSLNAIFNEGEYADKVVARALKKDKRWGSSDRKFVAETIYEVVRWKRLYAEIAEVKEPFDRDNIWRMFSVWAVLRGYPIPDWRQLEGTPERKIKGRFDELSKVRALKESIPDWMDEMGVKELGEKVWSKEITAQNQPAKVILRVNTLKTTKTELRAILMDLDIDTDVLKDQPDALVLKERANVFMTDAFKQGFFEVQDANSQLVAAFLDVKPGMRVVDTCAGAGGKTLHIAALMENKGQLIAMDLYESKLKQLKIRAKRDGAFNIEYRIIDTTKVIKKLHQRADRVLIDAPCSGLGVLKRNPDAKWKLQPEFIDNIRKVQAEVLESYSKIVKPGGKLVYATCSVLPSENQEQVAKFLTTDIGKEFNFIKDQKILAHESGFDGFYMALLERKEDVTPKEVKVKEIKEAKA
- a CDS encoding RNA polymerase sigma factor, translated to MPEEQEFIQQLLNPKMQNEAFQKLLLTYQKPLYNHIRNIVLNHDDTDDVLQNTFIKVFKNLKNFKGDSKLFSWIYRIATNEALTFLNQKAKKNGITSEALQNKVIDNLQADVYFDGDEIQIKLQKAIATLPEKQQLVFKMKYFEELKYEEISEIIGTSVGALKASYHHAVKKIESFVKSN